In Electrophorus electricus isolate fEleEle1 chromosome 12, fEleEle1.pri, whole genome shotgun sequence, a single window of DNA contains:
- the sept6 gene encoding septin-6 isoform X2, giving the protein MNTDSCGCCGVTPQSLLSDKPSFCCFLLQLFLHSLTMAATEISRQAGEGARSVPLSGHVGFDSMPDQLVNKSVNHGFCFNILCVGETGLGKSTLMDTLFNTKFEGEPMQHSQPGVQLRSSTYELQESNVRLKLTIVNTIGFGDQINKEDSYKPIVEFIDTQFEAYLQEELKIKRTLHSYHDSRVHACLYFIAPTGHSLKSLDLVTMKKLDSKVNIIPIIAKSDAISKSELAKFKIKITSELVSNGVQIYQFPTDDETVAEINSNMNGHLPFAVVGSTEEVKIGNKMVKARQYPWGTVQVENENHCDFVKLREMLIRVNMEDLREQTHTRHYELYRRCKLEEMGFKDTDPDSKPFSLQETYEAKRNEFMGELQKKEEEMRQMFVQRVKEKEAELKEAEKELHEKFDRLKKLHQEEKKKLEDKKKALDDELNIFKQKKTAAELLQSQAQQAGGSTTLKRDKERKKWERCDQS; this is encoded by the exons ATGAACACGGACAGCTGTGGGTGTTGCGGAGTAACGCCCCAGTCCCTCCTGTCGGACAAGCCTTCGTTCTGCTGTTTCCTGTTGCAGCTTTTCCTCCACAGTCTCACCATGGCGGCCACTGAGATATCCAGGCAAGCG GGGGAGGGCGCGCGTTCTGTTCCACTCTCAGGCCACGTTGGCTTTGACAGCATGCCGGACCAGCTGGTCAACAAATCTGTGAACCACGGCTTCTGCTTCAACATCCTCTGTGTTG GCGAGACGGGCCTGGGTAAGTCCACCCTCATGGACACCCTGTTTAACACCAAGTTCGAGGGCGAGCCAATGCAGCACAGTCAGCCTGGCGTGCAGCTGCGTTCCAGCACCTACGAGCTACAAGAGAGCAACGTGCGTCTCAAACTCACCATCGTCAACACGATTGGCTTTGGAGACCAGATCAATAAGGAGGACAG TTACAAGCCGATCGTGGAGTTCATCGACACTCAGTTTGAGGCCTACctgcaggaggagctgaagatCAAACGCACGCTGCACAGCTACCACGACTCGCGCGTCCACGCCTGCCTGTACTTCATTGCCCCCACCGGACACTCTCTCAAGTCCCTCGACCTGGTGACCATGAAGAAACTGGACAGCAAG GTGAATATCATTCCCATCATAGCCAAGTCAGATGCCATCTCAAAGAGTGAACTCGCCAAGTTCAAGATCAAGATCACCAGTGAGCTGGTTAGCAACGGAGTTCAGATCTACCAGTTCCCCACGGACGACGAGACGGTGGCTGAGATCAACTCTAACATGAAT GGCCATTTGCCGTTTGCGGTGGTGGgaagcacagaggaagtgaaaaTCGGGAACAAGATGGTCAAAGCGCGCCAGTACCCCTGGGGAACCGTGCAGG TGGAGAACGAGAACCACTGCGACTTTGTGAAGCTGCGTGAGATGTTGATCCGCGTTAACATGGAGGACCTCCGGGAGCAGACCCACACGCGCCACTATGAGCTGTACCGCCGCTGCAAGCTCGAGGAGATGGGCTTCAAGGACACGGACCCGGACAGCAAGCCGTTCAG TCTGCAGGAGACGTACGAGGCCAAGAGGAACGAGTTCATGGGGGAGCTacagaagaaagaggaggagatgaggcagATGTTTGTCCAGAGAGTCAAGGAGAAAGAGGCCGAGCTGAAGGAGGCCGAGAAGGAG CTGCACGAGAAATTTGACCGTCTGAAGAAACTGCaccaggaggagaagaagaagctgGAGGATAAGAAGAAGGCGCTAGATGATGAACTCAACATCTTCAAGCAGAAGAAAACGGCAGCTGAGCTGCTGCAGTCCCAGGCACAGCAGGCAGGGGGCTCCACCACGCTTAAGAGGgacaaagagaggaaaaa GTGGGAGAGGTGTGACCAGAGCTGA
- the sowahd gene encoding uncharacterized protein sowahd, translating to MYENNNICSLSESSPNGSETPAQSQMDGDDLNLEVQRHTETTISCHVSVLASSTGAVSRHCHASLQERASKVGARSLPLALNASTRRSRFQRQFETSEQKTSLDSTDKGSLTPAMRKKYLKDLFLNYKSHSGLSNILSLQSASESWGAEEDSALWALEPLEHAWMLSVVDGNLDTIVEFLSEDPSLLTRKDFVSGYTALHWLAKNGNHETLINLLKHAEKQGVPVNVNLKGSGGLTPLHIAAMQSQYMVIKVLVGAFSADVDVMDYSGKRPWQYLKGNVSPEIKELLGAWDDEHTYCKLNFNNNRECVELSVEECPKNTDEVDSFSRTHRWGLSSFVKRLTPFFSRGKN from the coding sequence ATGTATGAGAACAATAACATCTGTAGTCTGTCAGAAAGTAGCCCCAACGGCTCTGAGACTCCCGCACAATCCCAAATGGATGGAGATGACTTAAATTTAGAAGTACAAAGACATACCGAAACTACAATCTCATGTCATGTCAGTGTGCTCGCCTCTTCCACTGGTGCGGTGTCGCGCCACTGTCACGCAAGCCTTCAGGAGCGCGCTTCAAAAGTTGGTGCGCGTTCACTGCCCCTGGCGCTCAATGCCTCGACGCGCAGGTCCAGATTTCAAAGGCAGTTTGAGACGAGTGAACAAAAAACGTCGCTGGACTCCACAGACAAAGGTTCTCTTACCCCTGCTATGCGTAAAAAATATctgaaagatttgtttttgaaCTACAAATCGCACAGTGGACTGTCCAATATCTTATCGTTACAAAGTGCGAGCGAGTCGTGGGGGGCAGAGGAAGACTCTGCACTTTGGGCCTTAGAGCCACTGGAGCACGCCTGGATGCTGTCAGTTGTAGATGGAAATTTGGACACCATAGTGGAGTTTCTGTCAGAGGACCCCAGTTTACTGACTAGAAAGGACTTTGTGAGTGGTTACACAGCTCTCCACTGGTTGGCCAAAAATGGGAACCACGAAACATTAATAAACCTTCTGAAACATGCTGAAAAACAAGGTGTCCCAGTGAACGTGAACTTGAAGGGCAGTGGTGGTCTGACACCTCTTCACATTGCTGCTATGCAAAGTCAGTACATGGTCATAAAGGTTTTAGTTGGTGCATTTAGTGCTGATGTGGATGTCATGGACTACAGTGGTAAAAGACCTTGGCAGTACCTCAAAGGAAATGTATCCCCAGAAATTAAGGAGCTCCTTGGTGCATGGGATGATGAGCACACTTACTGCAAACTGAATTTTAATAATAACAGGGAATGTGTAGAATTATCCGTGGAGGAATGCCCAAAGAACACAGATGAGGTGGATTCCTTCAGCAGAACTCACAGATGGGGACTAAGCTCATTTGTAAAGAGACTCACCCCATTTTTCTCtagaggaaaaaactaa
- the sept6 gene encoding septin-6 isoform X5, with product MNTDSCGCCGVTPQSLLSDKPSFCCFLLQLFLHSLTMAATEISRQAGEGARSVPLSGHVGFDSMPDQLVNKSVNHGFCFNILCVGETGLGKSTLMDTLFNTKFEGEPMQHSQPGVQLRSSTYELQESNVRLKLTIVNTIGFGDQINKEDSYKPIVEFIDTQFEAYLQEELKIKRTLHSYHDSRVHACLYFIAPTGHSLKSLDLVTMKKLDSKVNIIPIIAKSDAISKSELAKFKIKITSELVSNGVQIYQFPTDDETVAEINSNMNGHLPFAVVGSTEEVKIGNKMVKARQYPWGTVQVENENHCDFVKLREMLIRVNMEDLREQTHTRHYELYRRCKLEEMGFKDTDPDSKPFSLQETYEAKRNEFMGELQKKEEEMRQMFVQRVKEKEAELKEAEKELHEKFDRLKKLHQEEKKKLEDKKKALDDELNIFKQKKTAAELLQSQAQQAGGSTTLKRDKERKN from the exons ATGAACACGGACAGCTGTGGGTGTTGCGGAGTAACGCCCCAGTCCCTCCTGTCGGACAAGCCTTCGTTCTGCTGTTTCCTGTTGCAGCTTTTCCTCCACAGTCTCACCATGGCGGCCACTGAGATATCCAGGCAAGCG GGGGAGGGCGCGCGTTCTGTTCCACTCTCAGGCCACGTTGGCTTTGACAGCATGCCGGACCAGCTGGTCAACAAATCTGTGAACCACGGCTTCTGCTTCAACATCCTCTGTGTTG GCGAGACGGGCCTGGGTAAGTCCACCCTCATGGACACCCTGTTTAACACCAAGTTCGAGGGCGAGCCAATGCAGCACAGTCAGCCTGGCGTGCAGCTGCGTTCCAGCACCTACGAGCTACAAGAGAGCAACGTGCGTCTCAAACTCACCATCGTCAACACGATTGGCTTTGGAGACCAGATCAATAAGGAGGACAG TTACAAGCCGATCGTGGAGTTCATCGACACTCAGTTTGAGGCCTACctgcaggaggagctgaagatCAAACGCACGCTGCACAGCTACCACGACTCGCGCGTCCACGCCTGCCTGTACTTCATTGCCCCCACCGGACACTCTCTCAAGTCCCTCGACCTGGTGACCATGAAGAAACTGGACAGCAAG GTGAATATCATTCCCATCATAGCCAAGTCAGATGCCATCTCAAAGAGTGAACTCGCCAAGTTCAAGATCAAGATCACCAGTGAGCTGGTTAGCAACGGAGTTCAGATCTACCAGTTCCCCACGGACGACGAGACGGTGGCTGAGATCAACTCTAACATGAAT GGCCATTTGCCGTTTGCGGTGGTGGgaagcacagaggaagtgaaaaTCGGGAACAAGATGGTCAAAGCGCGCCAGTACCCCTGGGGAACCGTGCAGG TGGAGAACGAGAACCACTGCGACTTTGTGAAGCTGCGTGAGATGTTGATCCGCGTTAACATGGAGGACCTCCGGGAGCAGACCCACACGCGCCACTATGAGCTGTACCGCCGCTGCAAGCTCGAGGAGATGGGCTTCAAGGACACGGACCCGGACAGCAAGCCGTTCAG TCTGCAGGAGACGTACGAGGCCAAGAGGAACGAGTTCATGGGGGAGCTacagaagaaagaggaggagatgaggcagATGTTTGTCCAGAGAGTCAAGGAGAAAGAGGCCGAGCTGAAGGAGGCCGAGAAGGAG CTGCACGAGAAATTTGACCGTCTGAAGAAACTGCaccaggaggagaagaagaagctgGAGGATAAGAAGAAGGCGCTAGATGATGAACTCAACATCTTCAAGCAGAAGAAAACGGCAGCTGAGCTGCTGCAGTCCCAGGCACAGCAGGCAGGGGGCTCCACCACGCTTAAGAGGgacaaagagaggaaaaa CTGA
- the sept6 gene encoding septin-6 isoform X4 — MNTDSCGCCGVTPQSLLSDKPSFCCFLLQLFLHSLTMAATEISRQAGEGARSVPLSGHVGFDSMPDQLVNKSVNHGFCFNILCVGETGLGKSTLMDTLFNTKFEGEPMQHSQPGVQLRSSTYELQESNVRLKLTIVNTIGFGDQINKEDSYKPIVEFIDTQFEAYLQEELKIKRTLHSYHDSRVHACLYFIAPTGHSLKSLDLVTMKKLDSKVNIIPIIAKSDAISKSELAKFKIKITSELVSNGVQIYQFPTDDETVAEINSNMNGHLPFAVVGSTEEVKIGNKMVKARQYPWGTVQVENENHCDFVKLREMLIRVNMEDLREQTHTRHYELYRRCKLEEMGFKDTDPDSKPFSLQETYEAKRNEFMGELQKKEEEMRQMFVQRVKEKEAELKEAEKELHEKFDRLKKLHQEEKKKLEDKKKALDDELNIFKQKKTAAELLQSQAQQAGGSTTLKRDKERKNFF, encoded by the exons ATGAACACGGACAGCTGTGGGTGTTGCGGAGTAACGCCCCAGTCCCTCCTGTCGGACAAGCCTTCGTTCTGCTGTTTCCTGTTGCAGCTTTTCCTCCACAGTCTCACCATGGCGGCCACTGAGATATCCAGGCAAGCG GGGGAGGGCGCGCGTTCTGTTCCACTCTCAGGCCACGTTGGCTTTGACAGCATGCCGGACCAGCTGGTCAACAAATCTGTGAACCACGGCTTCTGCTTCAACATCCTCTGTGTTG GCGAGACGGGCCTGGGTAAGTCCACCCTCATGGACACCCTGTTTAACACCAAGTTCGAGGGCGAGCCAATGCAGCACAGTCAGCCTGGCGTGCAGCTGCGTTCCAGCACCTACGAGCTACAAGAGAGCAACGTGCGTCTCAAACTCACCATCGTCAACACGATTGGCTTTGGAGACCAGATCAATAAGGAGGACAG TTACAAGCCGATCGTGGAGTTCATCGACACTCAGTTTGAGGCCTACctgcaggaggagctgaagatCAAACGCACGCTGCACAGCTACCACGACTCGCGCGTCCACGCCTGCCTGTACTTCATTGCCCCCACCGGACACTCTCTCAAGTCCCTCGACCTGGTGACCATGAAGAAACTGGACAGCAAG GTGAATATCATTCCCATCATAGCCAAGTCAGATGCCATCTCAAAGAGTGAACTCGCCAAGTTCAAGATCAAGATCACCAGTGAGCTGGTTAGCAACGGAGTTCAGATCTACCAGTTCCCCACGGACGACGAGACGGTGGCTGAGATCAACTCTAACATGAAT GGCCATTTGCCGTTTGCGGTGGTGGgaagcacagaggaagtgaaaaTCGGGAACAAGATGGTCAAAGCGCGCCAGTACCCCTGGGGAACCGTGCAGG TGGAGAACGAGAACCACTGCGACTTTGTGAAGCTGCGTGAGATGTTGATCCGCGTTAACATGGAGGACCTCCGGGAGCAGACCCACACGCGCCACTATGAGCTGTACCGCCGCTGCAAGCTCGAGGAGATGGGCTTCAAGGACACGGACCCGGACAGCAAGCCGTTCAG TCTGCAGGAGACGTACGAGGCCAAGAGGAACGAGTTCATGGGGGAGCTacagaagaaagaggaggagatgaggcagATGTTTGTCCAGAGAGTCAAGGAGAAAGAGGCCGAGCTGAAGGAGGCCGAGAAGGAG CTGCACGAGAAATTTGACCGTCTGAAGAAACTGCaccaggaggagaagaagaagctgGAGGATAAGAAGAAGGCGCTAGATGATGAACTCAACATCTTCAAGCAGAAGAAAACGGCAGCTGAGCTGCTGCAGTCCCAGGCACAGCAGGCAGGGGGCTCCACCACGCTTAAGAGGgacaaagagaggaaaaa CTTCTTTTAA
- the sept6 gene encoding septin-6 isoform X3 encodes MNTDSCGCCGVTPQSLLSDKPSFCCFLLQLFLHSLTMAATEISRQAGEGARSVPLSGHVGFDSMPDQLVNKSVNHGFCFNILCVGETGLGKSTLMDTLFNTKFEGEPMQHSQPGVQLRSSTYELQESNVRLKLTIVNTIGFGDQINKEDSYKPIVEFIDTQFEAYLQEELKIKRTLHSYHDSRVHACLYFIAPTGHSLKSLDLVTMKKLDSKVNIIPIIAKSDAISKSELAKFKIKITSELVSNGVQIYQFPTDDETVAEINSNMNGHLPFAVVGSTEEVKIGNKMVKARQYPWGTVQVENENHCDFVKLREMLIRVNMEDLREQTHTRHYELYRRCKLEEMGFKDTDPDSKPFSLQETYEAKRNEFMGELQKKEEEMRQMFVQRVKEKEAELKEAEKELHEKFDRLKKLHQEEKKKLEDKKKALDDELNIFKQKKTAAELLQSQAQQAGGSTTLKRDKERKNSGFL; translated from the exons ATGAACACGGACAGCTGTGGGTGTTGCGGAGTAACGCCCCAGTCCCTCCTGTCGGACAAGCCTTCGTTCTGCTGTTTCCTGTTGCAGCTTTTCCTCCACAGTCTCACCATGGCGGCCACTGAGATATCCAGGCAAGCG GGGGAGGGCGCGCGTTCTGTTCCACTCTCAGGCCACGTTGGCTTTGACAGCATGCCGGACCAGCTGGTCAACAAATCTGTGAACCACGGCTTCTGCTTCAACATCCTCTGTGTTG GCGAGACGGGCCTGGGTAAGTCCACCCTCATGGACACCCTGTTTAACACCAAGTTCGAGGGCGAGCCAATGCAGCACAGTCAGCCTGGCGTGCAGCTGCGTTCCAGCACCTACGAGCTACAAGAGAGCAACGTGCGTCTCAAACTCACCATCGTCAACACGATTGGCTTTGGAGACCAGATCAATAAGGAGGACAG TTACAAGCCGATCGTGGAGTTCATCGACACTCAGTTTGAGGCCTACctgcaggaggagctgaagatCAAACGCACGCTGCACAGCTACCACGACTCGCGCGTCCACGCCTGCCTGTACTTCATTGCCCCCACCGGACACTCTCTCAAGTCCCTCGACCTGGTGACCATGAAGAAACTGGACAGCAAG GTGAATATCATTCCCATCATAGCCAAGTCAGATGCCATCTCAAAGAGTGAACTCGCCAAGTTCAAGATCAAGATCACCAGTGAGCTGGTTAGCAACGGAGTTCAGATCTACCAGTTCCCCACGGACGACGAGACGGTGGCTGAGATCAACTCTAACATGAAT GGCCATTTGCCGTTTGCGGTGGTGGgaagcacagaggaagtgaaaaTCGGGAACAAGATGGTCAAAGCGCGCCAGTACCCCTGGGGAACCGTGCAGG TGGAGAACGAGAACCACTGCGACTTTGTGAAGCTGCGTGAGATGTTGATCCGCGTTAACATGGAGGACCTCCGGGAGCAGACCCACACGCGCCACTATGAGCTGTACCGCCGCTGCAAGCTCGAGGAGATGGGCTTCAAGGACACGGACCCGGACAGCAAGCCGTTCAG TCTGCAGGAGACGTACGAGGCCAAGAGGAACGAGTTCATGGGGGAGCTacagaagaaagaggaggagatgaggcagATGTTTGTCCAGAGAGTCAAGGAGAAAGAGGCCGAGCTGAAGGAGGCCGAGAAGGAG CTGCACGAGAAATTTGACCGTCTGAAGAAACTGCaccaggaggagaagaagaagctgGAGGATAAGAAGAAGGCGCTAGATGATGAACTCAACATCTTCAAGCAGAAGAAAACGGCAGCTGAGCTGCTGCAGTCCCAGGCACAGCAGGCAGGGGGCTCCACCACGCTTAAGAGGgacaaagagaggaaaaa TTCAGGGTTCCTGTAG
- the sept6 gene encoding septin-6 isoform X6: MNTDSCGCCGVTPQSLLSDKPSFCCFLLQLFLHSLTMAATEISRQAGEGARSVPLSGHVGFDSMPDQLVNKSVNHGFCFNILCVGETGLGKSTLMDTLFNTKFEGEPMQHSQPGVQLRSSTYELQESNVRLKLTIVNTIGFGDQINKEDSYKPIVEFIDTQFEAYLQEELKIKRTLHSYHDSRVHACLYFIAPTGHSLKSLDLVTMKKLDSKVNIIPIIAKSDAISKSELAKFKIKITSELVSNGVQIYQFPTDDETVAEINSNMNGHLPFAVVGSTEEVKIGNKMVKARQYPWGTVQVENENHCDFVKLREMLIRVNMEDLREQTHTRHYELYRRCKLEEMGFKDTDPDSKPFSLQETYEAKRNEFMGELQKKEEEMRQMFVQRVKEKEAELKEAEKELHEKFDRLKKLHQEEKKKLEDKKKALDDELNIFKQKKTAAELLQSQAQQAGGSTTLKRDKERKN; the protein is encoded by the exons ATGAACACGGACAGCTGTGGGTGTTGCGGAGTAACGCCCCAGTCCCTCCTGTCGGACAAGCCTTCGTTCTGCTGTTTCCTGTTGCAGCTTTTCCTCCACAGTCTCACCATGGCGGCCACTGAGATATCCAGGCAAGCG GGGGAGGGCGCGCGTTCTGTTCCACTCTCAGGCCACGTTGGCTTTGACAGCATGCCGGACCAGCTGGTCAACAAATCTGTGAACCACGGCTTCTGCTTCAACATCCTCTGTGTTG GCGAGACGGGCCTGGGTAAGTCCACCCTCATGGACACCCTGTTTAACACCAAGTTCGAGGGCGAGCCAATGCAGCACAGTCAGCCTGGCGTGCAGCTGCGTTCCAGCACCTACGAGCTACAAGAGAGCAACGTGCGTCTCAAACTCACCATCGTCAACACGATTGGCTTTGGAGACCAGATCAATAAGGAGGACAG TTACAAGCCGATCGTGGAGTTCATCGACACTCAGTTTGAGGCCTACctgcaggaggagctgaagatCAAACGCACGCTGCACAGCTACCACGACTCGCGCGTCCACGCCTGCCTGTACTTCATTGCCCCCACCGGACACTCTCTCAAGTCCCTCGACCTGGTGACCATGAAGAAACTGGACAGCAAG GTGAATATCATTCCCATCATAGCCAAGTCAGATGCCATCTCAAAGAGTGAACTCGCCAAGTTCAAGATCAAGATCACCAGTGAGCTGGTTAGCAACGGAGTTCAGATCTACCAGTTCCCCACGGACGACGAGACGGTGGCTGAGATCAACTCTAACATGAAT GGCCATTTGCCGTTTGCGGTGGTGGgaagcacagaggaagtgaaaaTCGGGAACAAGATGGTCAAAGCGCGCCAGTACCCCTGGGGAACCGTGCAGG TGGAGAACGAGAACCACTGCGACTTTGTGAAGCTGCGTGAGATGTTGATCCGCGTTAACATGGAGGACCTCCGGGAGCAGACCCACACGCGCCACTATGAGCTGTACCGCCGCTGCAAGCTCGAGGAGATGGGCTTCAAGGACACGGACCCGGACAGCAAGCCGTTCAG TCTGCAGGAGACGTACGAGGCCAAGAGGAACGAGTTCATGGGGGAGCTacagaagaaagaggaggagatgaggcagATGTTTGTCCAGAGAGTCAAGGAGAAAGAGGCCGAGCTGAAGGAGGCCGAGAAGGAG CTGCACGAGAAATTTGACCGTCTGAAGAAACTGCaccaggaggagaagaagaagctgGAGGATAAGAAGAAGGCGCTAGATGATGAACTCAACATCTTCAAGCAGAAGAAAACGGCAGCTGAGCTGCTGCAGTCCCAGGCACAGCAGGCAGGGGGCTCCACCACGCTTAAGAGGgacaaagagaggaaaaa TTAA
- the sept6 gene encoding septin-6 isoform X1 yields MNTDSCGCCGVTPQSLLSDKPSFCCFLLQLFLHSLTMAATEISRQAGEGARSVPLSGHVGFDSMPDQLVNKSVNHGFCFNILCVGETGLGKSTLMDTLFNTKFEGEPMQHSQPGVQLRSSTYELQESNVRLKLTIVNTIGFGDQINKEDSYKPIVEFIDTQFEAYLQEELKIKRTLHSYHDSRVHACLYFIAPTGHSLKSLDLVTMKKLDSKVNIIPIIAKSDAISKSELAKFKIKITSELVSNGVQIYQFPTDDETVAEINSNMNGHLPFAVVGSTEEVKIGNKMVKARQYPWGTVQVENENHCDFVKLREMLIRVNMEDLREQTHTRHYELYRRCKLEEMGFKDTDPDSKPFSLQETYEAKRNEFMGELQKKEEEMRQMFVQRVKEKEAELKEAEKELHEKFDRLKKLHQEEKKKLEDKKKALDDELNIFKQKKTAAELLQSQAQQAGGSTTLKRDKERKNKPWLCTE; encoded by the exons ATGAACACGGACAGCTGTGGGTGTTGCGGAGTAACGCCCCAGTCCCTCCTGTCGGACAAGCCTTCGTTCTGCTGTTTCCTGTTGCAGCTTTTCCTCCACAGTCTCACCATGGCGGCCACTGAGATATCCAGGCAAGCG GGGGAGGGCGCGCGTTCTGTTCCACTCTCAGGCCACGTTGGCTTTGACAGCATGCCGGACCAGCTGGTCAACAAATCTGTGAACCACGGCTTCTGCTTCAACATCCTCTGTGTTG GCGAGACGGGCCTGGGTAAGTCCACCCTCATGGACACCCTGTTTAACACCAAGTTCGAGGGCGAGCCAATGCAGCACAGTCAGCCTGGCGTGCAGCTGCGTTCCAGCACCTACGAGCTACAAGAGAGCAACGTGCGTCTCAAACTCACCATCGTCAACACGATTGGCTTTGGAGACCAGATCAATAAGGAGGACAG TTACAAGCCGATCGTGGAGTTCATCGACACTCAGTTTGAGGCCTACctgcaggaggagctgaagatCAAACGCACGCTGCACAGCTACCACGACTCGCGCGTCCACGCCTGCCTGTACTTCATTGCCCCCACCGGACACTCTCTCAAGTCCCTCGACCTGGTGACCATGAAGAAACTGGACAGCAAG GTGAATATCATTCCCATCATAGCCAAGTCAGATGCCATCTCAAAGAGTGAACTCGCCAAGTTCAAGATCAAGATCACCAGTGAGCTGGTTAGCAACGGAGTTCAGATCTACCAGTTCCCCACGGACGACGAGACGGTGGCTGAGATCAACTCTAACATGAAT GGCCATTTGCCGTTTGCGGTGGTGGgaagcacagaggaagtgaaaaTCGGGAACAAGATGGTCAAAGCGCGCCAGTACCCCTGGGGAACCGTGCAGG TGGAGAACGAGAACCACTGCGACTTTGTGAAGCTGCGTGAGATGTTGATCCGCGTTAACATGGAGGACCTCCGGGAGCAGACCCACACGCGCCACTATGAGCTGTACCGCCGCTGCAAGCTCGAGGAGATGGGCTTCAAGGACACGGACCCGGACAGCAAGCCGTTCAG TCTGCAGGAGACGTACGAGGCCAAGAGGAACGAGTTCATGGGGGAGCTacagaagaaagaggaggagatgaggcagATGTTTGTCCAGAGAGTCAAGGAGAAAGAGGCCGAGCTGAAGGAGGCCGAGAAGGAG CTGCACGAGAAATTTGACCGTCTGAAGAAACTGCaccaggaggagaagaagaagctgGAGGATAAGAAGAAGGCGCTAGATGATGAACTCAACATCTTCAAGCAGAAGAAAACGGCAGCTGAGCTGCTGCAGTCCCAGGCACAGCAGGCAGGGGGCTCCACCACGCTTAAGAGGgacaaagagaggaaaaa TAAACCCTGGCTCTGCACTGAGTAG